A region of Lepeophtheirus salmonis chromosome 13, UVic_Lsal_1.4, whole genome shotgun sequence DNA encodes the following proteins:
- the LOC121127620 gene encoding uncharacterized protein isoform X1, which yields MSSRKILIRKLSMSKAQTFSTLCLFGLWLTLSMSLPQLQRTSFFSSSSTSSIKSMDDRIQLLRSKCRKYSDPFRPEKAVLFEHRSLGVEVVHFPTPKVPMSVCIPHKTGSKSWGIFSRQMKAEHEVESFIKYSSLNWKDKSALAYKIVVVRHPLERLVSVYRMIFEDWCNPEGIPYQRWKICSNEIFNKGFRSKLLSAATSSSNSSSSLSFLNYMYDSYRYTNDLYMFRIWEEIHPHSEIVSREQLKFTFKEFIRFLIEGSEDPFISGHKGVSYHWAPIWKECSLCSPLTTPDFVLHLETLSQDLRLLERIGKAPRSSFTTSFPHAHDQNGSQKLVAKYYSMITKDNVRGLVEKYKLDHELFGYDPEPYIKMAQ from the exons ATGAGTTCAAGAAAG ATTCTCATACGGAAATTGAGCATGAGCAAAGCTCAAACCTTCTCTACACTCTGTCTATTTGGACTATGGCTAACCCTAAGCATGTCTCTCCCTCAGCTTCAAAGAACATCCTTCTTCTCATCCTCATCTACTTCCTCCATAAAATCAATGGACGATCGAATTCAACTCCTTCGTAGTAAATGTCGCAAATACTCGGATCCTTTTCGTCCAGAAAAAGCTGTGTTATTTGAGCATCGATCTCTGGGAGTGGAAGTGGTTCATTTCCCTACTCCAAAGGTCCCCATGAGTGTTTGCATTCCACATAAAACGGGATCCAAGTCATGGGGCATCTTTTCTAGGCAGATGAAGGCTGAACATGAAGTTGAATCCTTTATCAAATACTCATCCCTTAATTGGAAGGATAAATCTGCTTTGGCTTATAAGATTGTCGTAGTTCGACATCCTTTGGAGCGTTTGGTCTCTGTTTATAGAATGATTTTTGAGGATTGGTGCAATCCAGAGGGTATTCCCTATCAACGTTGGAAAATTTGCTCAAACGAAATATTTAACAAGGGATTCCGTTCCAAATTATTGTCAGCTGCAACTTCCAGCTCTAATTCCTCTTCCTCTCTTTCTTTTCTCAATTATATGTACGACTCATATCGCTACACAAATGATCTTTACATGTTCAGAATCTGGGAAGAAATACATCCCCACTCGGAAATTGTATCCAGAGAGCAACTGAAGTTTACATTCAAAGAATTTATACGTTTCCTCATCGAAGGCTCAGAGGATCCATTCATTTCAGGGCATAAAGGAGTTTCCTATCACTGGGCACCCATTTGGAAAGAATGTTCGCTTTGTTCACCCCTCACAACACCCGACTTTGTCCTTCATTTAGAGACTCTATCTCAAGATTTGAGACTATTGGAAAGGATCGGAAAGGCTCCTCGAAGTTCCTTCACAACATCCTTTCCACATGCGCATGATCAGAATGGAAGTCAAAAACTAGTtgccaaatattattcaatgatcACAAAAGACAATGTGCGAGGCTtagtggaaaaatataaattagatcaTG
- the LOC121127620 gene encoding uncharacterized protein isoform X2: protein MALILIRKLSMSKAQTFSTLCLFGLWLTLSMSLPQLQRTSFFSSSSTSSIKSMDDRIQLLRSKCRKYSDPFRPEKAVLFEHRSLGVEVVHFPTPKVPMSVCIPHKTGSKSWGIFSRQMKAEHEVESFIKYSSLNWKDKSALAYKIVVVRHPLERLVSVYRMIFEDWCNPEGIPYQRWKICSNEIFNKGFRSKLLSAATSSSNSSSSLSFLNYMYDSYRYTNDLYMFRIWEEIHPHSEIVSREQLKFTFKEFIRFLIEGSEDPFISGHKGVSYHWAPIWKECSLCSPLTTPDFVLHLETLSQDLRLLERIGKAPRSSFTTSFPHAHDQNGSQKLVAKYYSMITKDNVRGLVEKYKLDHELFGYDPEPYIKMAQ from the exons ATGGCTTTG ATTCTCATACGGAAATTGAGCATGAGCAAAGCTCAAACCTTCTCTACACTCTGTCTATTTGGACTATGGCTAACCCTAAGCATGTCTCTCCCTCAGCTTCAAAGAACATCCTTCTTCTCATCCTCATCTACTTCCTCCATAAAATCAATGGACGATCGAATTCAACTCCTTCGTAGTAAATGTCGCAAATACTCGGATCCTTTTCGTCCAGAAAAAGCTGTGTTATTTGAGCATCGATCTCTGGGAGTGGAAGTGGTTCATTTCCCTACTCCAAAGGTCCCCATGAGTGTTTGCATTCCACATAAAACGGGATCCAAGTCATGGGGCATCTTTTCTAGGCAGATGAAGGCTGAACATGAAGTTGAATCCTTTATCAAATACTCATCCCTTAATTGGAAGGATAAATCTGCTTTGGCTTATAAGATTGTCGTAGTTCGACATCCTTTGGAGCGTTTGGTCTCTGTTTATAGAATGATTTTTGAGGATTGGTGCAATCCAGAGGGTATTCCCTATCAACGTTGGAAAATTTGCTCAAACGAAATATTTAACAAGGGATTCCGTTCCAAATTATTGTCAGCTGCAACTTCCAGCTCTAATTCCTCTTCCTCTCTTTCTTTTCTCAATTATATGTACGACTCATATCGCTACACAAATGATCTTTACATGTTCAGAATCTGGGAAGAAATACATCCCCACTCGGAAATTGTATCCAGAGAGCAACTGAAGTTTACATTCAAAGAATTTATACGTTTCCTCATCGAAGGCTCAGAGGATCCATTCATTTCAGGGCATAAAGGAGTTTCCTATCACTGGGCACCCATTTGGAAAGAATGTTCGCTTTGTTCACCCCTCACAACACCCGACTTTGTCCTTCATTTAGAGACTCTATCTCAAGATTTGAGACTATTGGAAAGGATCGGAAAGGCTCCTCGAAGTTCCTTCACAACATCCTTTCCACATGCGCATGATCAGAATGGAAGTCAAAAACTAGTtgccaaatattattcaatgatcACAAAAGACAATGTGCGAGGCTtagtggaaaaatataaattagatcaTG